A window of Atribacterota bacterium genomic DNA:
CCGGGCTATATAATAGGGCGTTTTTTGAGGAAGAATTGATTAGATTAGATACCAGTCGACAGCTGCCCATTAGCATAATAATGGGGGATGTTGATAGTCTTAAATTAGTGAATGACACTTTTGGTCATTACCGGGGAGATATGCTTCTTAAGAATATGGCAAACATATTTAGAAAATGTTTTAGAGAAGAAGATATTATTTCTAGATGGGGAGGAGATGAATTTATATGTATACTTCCTAAGACTGGCAAGAAAGATGCAGAAATGATTACTCGGAGAATAAAAGTTTTATGTAAGAACAAGAGTACAACTGAGCTACCTCTATGCATTTCTTTAGGAATTTCCACCAAGCAATCTTCTACAGAAAATATTCTGGATATATTAAAAGAAGCGGAAGACCTAATGTATAAAAATAAACTATCCAAAAGAAGAATAAAACCAGAAAACCACCCATTTCCCCACCTCGAGTAGATAGAAAGAGAAATAAAAAATAGAACATAAATATGCTTGACTGTATTTGAAATATCGTATATTATTTAAGTAAATATTAATATAATACTTAATTTAAGTTTTATAAAAAGTATTCATCACAACAAACTACCAAAGAACCGCACTACAAAAGCCCAAGTATTATGGTATTTAACAACCTAATACATAGAAAAAAGGAGGTGTGTTTTCAAAAAAAAATATTAAAACAAATATATTTTAACATATTATCAATATTAATTATCTTACTGTCCAATGTGTAAGGAAACTTTTGAAATATTATGTAAAAGGAGGCTATTATCATGAAAAAAATTTTTTTGGTTATATGTTTGGTTGGAATATTGCTTTCAAGTAGTGTATTTCCTGCATTGGCAGCAGCCGATCAGGTTACCGTTGCTTGGTGGCATATTCAGACTGAAACAGAACACAGAGATTTATGGCAAGAGTTAGCAAATCAGTATATGGCTATGCATCCCAATGTTAAAATAGAGATTACAGTAATGGAAAATGAAAATTTTAAAGCTAAATTAACTACTGTTATGCAGTCTGGAGAGGTTCCCGATCTCTTCCAGAGCTGG
This region includes:
- a CDS encoding GGDEF domain-containing protein; this encodes MDSKKEEKKFDIDESLILKSLLELIPDSIYFKDLRSRFILINKGMAERIGLKNPREAIGKTDFDFFSDEHAQQAFQDEQNIIKTGKPIINYIEKETWHNKVYKWVYTTKMPLYDKEGEIIGTFGISRDITERKKTEEKIKFLYYHDLLTGLYNRAFFEEELIRLDTSRQLPISIIMGDVDSLKLVNDTFGHYRGDMLLKNMANIFRKCFREEDIISRWGGDEFICILPKTGKKDAEMITRRIKVLCKNKSTTELPLCISLGISTKQSSTENILDILKEAEDLMYKNKLSKRRIKPENHPFPHLE